From a region of the Motacilla alba alba isolate MOTALB_02 chromosome 25, Motacilla_alba_V1.0_pri, whole genome shotgun sequence genome:
- the LOC119711488 gene encoding cilia- and flagella-associated protein 45-like translates to MAPPGSPDPHTPQDVQLLPLDPGPSVPSGCAPDTPRLVPAEGSELLPGSLGVRGAPGWGSGSGPSNFSFLQVTGSSDPVVISEDVPKHPRELPSFKPKLKTIQVITKDLIRELIIPQEKPQPCLIIGEKEYERIKESARALTEVERGDRLKTLRARQDAAFEALKKALIEEQRKAELEDKRDRRRDVEEELQQEEQKLLQRAMRMRLEQEEDVRELNALFLNAKCNMIRDKQVLEKRMIHKELAEEEKRLDKMMEMEQEKGMEVQEELERQRKQELMRARQDIVKQMEQNAEERALRAEELYQEGQRQLERLEQMEREDRKAWQQKQERLKQIHADIKRFNVESQRLKDQQREQERLEDERVLEQQRQKAEREAALEAEQQQLRLEKEKELARLRATQERAQAWQAERDALRAKRNQEVADREWRRRELEKARKKAELEQQLKQDQLEQVAQKEQYLAMQVEQDRQEFHRVLRAHQEQLEREKLEQEQREFRQRAHAEDLRRQIQELQQQRQQERAAFIEEGRQQQQELWQRSQRLAQFRQQKLQEFRATGIPDKYFAQLERRARSRASRAPS, encoded by the exons ATGGCTCCCCCGGGCTCCCCAGACCCCCACACCCCGCAGGATGTCCAGCTCCTCCCGCTGGACCCcggtccctctgtcccctctggaTGTGCCCCCGACACCCCGCGGCTGGTCCCGGCAGAGGGCTCAGAGCTCCTGCCGGGATCCCTCGGTGTCCGGGGAGCGCCAGGTTGGGGGAGCGGTTCGGGTCCCTCaaacttttcttttctgcaggtCACGGGCTCCAGCGATCCTGTCGTGATCTCTGAGGATGTGCCAAAACATCCTCGAGAGCTGCCCTCCTTCAAGCCCAAGCTCAAGACCATCCAAGTCATCACCAAGGACCTGATCCGGGAGCTCAT catTCCCCAGGAGAAGCCCCAACCGTGTCTCATCATTGGGGAAAAGGAATACGAGAGGATCAAGGAATCAGCTCGAGCCCTGACTGAGGTGGAGCGTGGGGACAGGCTGAAGACCCTGAGAGCCAGACAGGACGCTGCTTTT gaagcGCTGAAAAAGGCCCTGATTgaggagcagagaaaggcagagctggaggacaAGAGGGACCGTCGGAGAGAcgtggaggaggagctgcagcaggaggagcagaagctgctgcagcgGGCGATGAGgatgaggctggagcaggaggaagacGTGCGGGAACTGAACGCG CTGTTCCTCAATGCCAAGTGCAACATGATCCGGGACAAGCAAGTCCTGGAGAAGCGGATGATCCACAAGGAACTGGCGGAGGAGGAGAAGCGCCTGGACAAGATGATGGAaatggagcaggagaagggcatGGAggtccaggaggagctggagcgccagaggaagcaggagctgatgAG AGCCCGGCAGGACATTGTGAAACAGATGGAGCAGAATGCAGAGGAACGGGCACTGAGGGCTGAGGAGCTGTACCAGGAgggccagaggcagctggagagaCTGGAGCAGATGGAGAGGGAGGATCggaag GCCTGGCAGCAGAAACAGGAGCGACTGAAGCAAATCCATGCTGATATTAAACGTTTCAACGTGGAGAGCCAGAGGCTGAAGGATCAACAGcgggagcaggagaggctggaggacGAGcgggtgctggagcagcagcggCAGAAGGCT gaGCGCGAGGCTGCCTTGGAGGCGGAGCAGCAACAACTGcgcctggagaaggagaaggagctggcCCGGCTCAGGGCCACACAGGAGAGGGCCCAGGCCTGGCAGGCAGAGCGG GATGCTCTCAGGGCCAAGAGGAACCAAGAGGTCGCAGACCGGGaatggcggcggcgggagcTGGAGAAGGCACGGAAGAAGGccgagctggagcagcagctgaagcaggatcagctggagcaggtggcCCAGAAGGAGCAGTACCTGGCCATGCAGGTGGAGCAAGACCGGCAGGAATTCCACAGGGTGCTCAG GGCCcatcaggagcagctggagcgggagaagctggagcaggagcagagggagttCCGGCAGCGCGCCCATGCCGAAGATCTCCGGCGGCAgatccaggagctgcagcagcagcggcagcaggaGCGGGCAGCCTTCATTGAGGAgggccggcagcagcagcaggagctctggcagcGCAGCCAGCGCCTCGCCCAGTTcaggcagcagaagctgcaggagtTCAG agccaccGGAATTCCTGACAAATATTTCGCCCAGTTGGAGCGCAGGGCCCGGAGCcgagccagcagagccccatcctag
- the CCT3 gene encoding T-complex protein 1 subunit gamma has product MMGPRPVLVLSQNTKRESGRKVQTGNITAAKTIADIIRTCLGPRAMMKMLLDPMGGIVMTNDGNAILREIQVQHPAAKSMIEISRTQDEEVGDGTTSVIILAGEMLSVAEHFLEQQMHPTVIIWAYRKALDDMISILKKIGTPVDVNNKEMMLKIIKSAINTKAINRWSDLACSIALEAVKTVEFEENGRKEIDIKKYAKVEKIPGGFSEDSCVLRGIMVNKDVTHPRMRRLIKNPRIVLLDCSLEYKKGESQTDIEITREEDFARILQMEEEYIQQMCEDLIRVKPDLVITEKGVSDLAQHYLMRANITAIRRVRKTDNNRIARACGARIVSRTDELREEDVGTGARLFEVKKIGDEYFAFITDCKDPKACTIILRGASKEILAEVERNLQDAMQVCRNVLMDPQLVPGGGATEMAVSHALTERSKGMTGVEQWPYRAVAQALEVIPRTLIQNCGASTIRVLTSLRAKHTQEGSQTWGVNGETGALVDMKELGIWEPLAVKLQTYKTAVETAVLLLRIDDIVSGHKKKGDNQSKQSAAPEAAQE; this is encoded by the exons aTGATGGGCCCGCGCCCCGTCCTGGTTCTCA GTCAGAACACCAAACGTGAGTCTGGAAGAAAAGTCCAGACAGGAAACATCACTGCTGCAAAG ACTATTGCTGACATCATCCGAACATGTTTGGGACCCAGAGCAATGATGAAG ATGCTTTTGGACCCCATGGGTGGGATTGTGATGACCAACGATGGCAATGCCATTCTTAGAGAA ATTCAAGTCCAGCATCCAGCTGCAAAATCCATGATCGAGATCAGCCGCACTCAGGATGAAGAAGTTGGGGACGGGACCACATCTGTCATTATTCTTG ctggaGAGATGCTCTCTGTTGCTGAACACTTTCTTGAGCAGCAGATGCACCCAACTGTGATCATCTGGGCTTACCGTAAGGCTCTTGATGACATGATCAGTATTCTGAAGAAAATTGG CACTCCGGTGGACGTGAACAATAAAGAAATGATGCTTAAAATAATTAAGAGTGCCATAAACACCAAGGCAATAAACCGCTGGTCTGACTTGGCCTGCAGCATTGCTCTTGAGGCTGTTAAAACTGTGGAGTTCGAAGAAAAtggcagaaaagaaattgatattaaaaaatacgCAAAAGTAGAAAAG ATTCCAGGTGGTTTCAGTGAAGACTCGTGCGTTTTGCGTGGAATTATGGTGAACAAAGACGTGACCCATCCCAGGATGCGTCGCCTCATTAAGAATCCACGCATCGTCCTTCTGGATTGCTCACTGGAGTACAAGAAAGGGGAGAGCCAG ACTGACATCGAAATTACTCGGGAGGAAGACTTTGCCCGAATCCTGCAGATGGAGGAAGAGTACATTCAGCAGATGTGTGAGGATCTGATAAGAGTCAAGCCAGATCTGGTCATCACGGAAAAAGGAGTTTCTG ACCTGGCCCAGCACTACCTGATGAGAGCCAACATCACCGCCATCCGCCGGGTGCGGAAGACTGACAACAACCGGATTGCCAG GGCCTGTGGAGCTCGCATCGTCAGTCGCACCGATGAGCTCCGGGAGGAGGATGTGGGAACCGGTGCCAGGCTCTTCGAAGTGAAAAAAATAGGAGATGAGTATTTTGCTTTCATCACTGATTGCAAAGATCCTAAGGCTTGCACCATCATCCTGAGGGGAGCCAGCAAGGAAATCCTGGCG gaggtggaGCGCAACCTGCAGGACGCCATGCAGGTGTGCCGCAATGTCCTCATGGACCCGCAGCTGGTGCCCGGCGGGGGAGCCACCGAAATGGCCGTTTCCCATGCGCTGACAGAGAGGTCCAAGGGCATGACAGGCGTGGAGCAGTGGCCCTACCGTGCAGTGGCCCAGGCTCTGGAAGTCATTCCCCGGACGCTGATCCAGAACTGTGGCGCCAGCACAATCCGTGTTCTGACTTCACTCAGG GCCAAGCACACTCAGGAGGGCAGCCAGACATGGGGGGTGAATGGGGAGACTGGAGCCCTGGTTGACATGAAGGAGCTGGGCATCTGGGAGCCTTTGGCTGTCAAACTTCAGACCTACAAAACAGCCGTGGAG ACTGCAGTCCTCCTCCTCCGCATTGACGACATCGTTTCGGGGCACAAAAAGAAGGGTGACAACCAAAGCAAGCAGTCTGCAGCaccagaggcagcccaggagTGA